One stretch of Eretmochelys imbricata isolate rEreImb1 chromosome 1, rEreImb1.hap1, whole genome shotgun sequence DNA includes these proteins:
- the TXNL4B gene encoding thioredoxin-like protein 4B: MSFLLPKLTNKKEVDQAIKSVAEKVLVLRFGKDDDPVCLQLDDTLAKTSHDLSKMAAIYLVDVNKVPVYTQYFDISYIPSTVFFFNGQHMKVDYGSPDHTKFVGSFKTKQDFIDLIEVIYRGAMRGKLIVRSPIDPKNVPKYDLLYQGI, encoded by the exons ATGAGTTTCCTGCTGCCCAAACTGACCAATAAAAAGGAAGTGGATCAGGCAATAAAAAGTGTAGCGGAGAAAGTTTTGGTTCTTCGATTTGGGAAAGATGATGATCCTGTTTGTCTTCAATTGGATGATACT CTTGCAAAGACATCTCATGACTTAAGTAAAATGGCAGCCATTTACTTGGTGGATGTGAACAAGGTGCCAGTGTACACCCAGTATTTTGACATCAGTTATATTCCATCTACTGTCTTTTTCTTCAATGGACAGCACATGAAAGTGGATTATGG GTCTCCAGATCACACTAAATTTGTGGGAAGCTTTAAAACAAAGCAAGATTTCATAGATTTGATTGAAGTGATTTACCGTGGAGCAATGCGTGGAAAGCTCATTGTACGGAGTCCTATTGATCCAAAAAATGTTCCCAAATATGACCTTCTCTATCAAggaatttaa
- the LOC144267455 gene encoding putative protein ARB2BP, whose translation MENPKTELNEVTRSPSQCPKVNMDQLQMEQELSFRKLVESSECPEQLKYDFNKNGELKHLDTNEPFVFNYYKNALERNHKRYQVLGHLITQYVYELLERVCKLQKVHIPTDATEDEPRSFFFINEKALTSSSSLIVLLQDHGVFRAGQWGLKTIIHEGLDHGTQIPFIKTALQCYGGVIVLNPNDNFIDLKMEDEWLSLSTKEESSTVNSSWWIPKRCSSSPEEHTIYIWDNFISKSAAKNVAFIAHGYGGLVFINLLMQRTWEVMNKVYSVALIDSMHHTLHQAKNNPQVQEWIQKHCREWVTNSKPLDRPTGSLVKVDCPTVSAGTEKYRLAPSSTLQAIFKYLKSTLKARKTVALSRSPIVTRSSKNKKRGNT comes from the exons ATGGAG AATCCCAAGACAGAGCTGAATGAAGTCACCAGAAGCCCTTCCCAGTGCCCTAAAGTAAACATGGAT CAGTTGCAAATGGAGCAGGAGTTAAGCTTCAGAAAACTAGTAGAGAGTTCAGAGTGTCCAGAACAACTTAAATACGACTTCAACAAAAATGGTGAACTGAAGCATCTAGATACCAATGAGCCCTTTGTCTTTAATTATTACAAAAATGCACTTGAGAGGAACCATAAACGCTATCAAGTTCTGGGGCATCTCATTACACAGTATGTTTATGAGCTCCTGGAAAGAGTCTGCAAGCTTCAGAAAGTCCACATCCCAACAGATGCTACAGAAGATGAACCCAGAAGTTTCTTTTTCATCAACGAGAAAGCATTAACTAGTTCCTCAAGCCTAATTGTGCTCCTACAAGACCATGGAGTCTTTCGTGCTGGTCAATGGGGGCTAAAGACCATAATCCATGAGGGCCTGGATCATGGAACTCAAATACCATTCATTAAAACGGCCCTTCAGTGCTATGGAGGAGTGATTGTTTTAAATCCCAATGACAATTTCATTGATCTGAAGATGGAAGATGAGTGGTTAAGTTTATCTACCAAGGAAGAATCTTCCACTGTAAATTCCTCCTGGTGGATCCCAAAgaggtgcagcagcagccccgAAGAGCACACCATTTACATTTGGgataattttatttcaaagagtGCAGCCAAGAATGTGGCCTTTATTGCCCATGGCTACGGAGGCTTGGTTTTCATCAATCTGCTCATGCAGAGAACATGGGAAGTGATGAATAAAGTGTATTCTGTGGCCCTTATTGACTCCATGCACCACACGTTACACCAGGCAAAAAATAATCCACAAGTGCAAGAATGGATACAGAAACATTGCCGTGAATGGGTAACAAACAGTAAACCTCTAGACAGACCCACAGGTTCCCTTGTGAAAGTGGACTGTCCTACAGTCTCTGCTGGGACTGAAAAATACAGGTTAGCACCATCCTCCACCTTACAGGCCATTTTCAAGTACCTGAAGAGCACACTGAAAGCTAGAAAGACAGTAGCTTTATCTCGTTCTCCTATTGTAACAAGGAGCAGCAAAAATAAGAAGAGAGGCAATACATAA